A single genomic interval of Clostridium cylindrosporum DSM 605 harbors:
- a CDS encoding phage portal protein produces the protein MALKRAVARKQLEILNEGYSHHGASRKKKSLRGWISSGGSSKEDIDDNLELLRERSRDLYMGAPFATGAIKTTRTNVIGSGLRLKSQIDYEYLNLDYEEAATWEANVEREFNLWAESVNCDSQRMNDFYELQQLAFLSWLMSGECFALLPFIPRPNMPYDIRVMLIEADRVCTPVPEPKSVNKIINGVEVDKNGAVLAYHIAQRHPGSRDFKEKQKWNRVEKFGAKTGRYNVIHLMESERPEQRRGVPMLAPVIECLKQLSRYTEAELMAAVISGMFTVFIESQNESSDGMLGEMIDEEDQVSDSEYNYELGNGAIVGLAPGEKANIANPGRPNTAFDGFVTSICRQIGAAIEVPYELLIKHFSASYSASRASLLEAWKMFRMRRSWMANDFCKPIYEEWLCEAVASGRVSAPGFFNDPMIRKAYCGAEWNGPSQGQIDPLKEVNAAEKRVANGFSTRARETQELTGGDWQKNYRQRVREEKLMREGGLISDGQVLDIQEPRDTEGGTNAIWPD, from the coding sequence ATGGCATTAAAGAGAGCAGTTGCAAGAAAACAGCTTGAAATACTAAATGAAGGATATAGTCACCATGGAGCAAGTAGGAAAAAGAAAAGTCTAAGAGGATGGATAAGCTCAGGAGGTTCATCTAAAGAAGATATAGATGATAATCTAGAACTCCTAAGGGAAAGGTCTAGAGACCTTTATATGGGAGCACCATTTGCAACAGGTGCAATTAAAACAACTAGAACCAATGTTATTGGTAGCGGACTAAGACTTAAGTCACAAATAGACTATGAATACTTAAATCTTGATTATGAAGAGGCGGCAACATGGGAAGCTAATGTTGAAAGAGAATTTAATCTATGGGCAGAGTCAGTTAATTGTGATTCACAGAGAATGAATGATTTCTATGAATTGCAACAGCTGGCTTTTTTAAGTTGGCTTATGAGTGGTGAATGCTTTGCTCTACTTCCATTTATCCCTAGACCTAATATGCCATATGACATAAGGGTAATGCTGATTGAAGCTGATAGGGTTTGTACTCCAGTACCTGAGCCAAAATCAGTTAATAAAATAATAAACGGTGTAGAAGTTGATAAAAATGGAGCAGTACTTGCTTACCATATAGCACAAAGGCATCCAGGAAGTAGAGATTTTAAGGAGAAGCAAAAATGGAATAGAGTAGAGAAGTTTGGAGCAAAAACAGGAAGATATAACGTAATTCACTTGATGGAAAGTGAAAGGCCAGAGCAAAGGCGTGGTGTTCCTATGCTTGCGCCGGTTATAGAGTGCCTAAAACAGCTAAGTAGATATACTGAAGCTGAATTAATGGCAGCAGTAATCTCAGGTATGTTTACTGTTTTTATAGAGTCACAAAATGAGAGCTCAGATGGTATGCTTGGAGAAATGATTGATGAAGAGGACCAGGTATCAGATAGTGAATATAACTATGAACTTGGAAACGGTGCAATTGTAGGTCTTGCTCCAGGAGAAAAAGCAAATATAGCAAACCCAGGAAGACCAAATACAGCCTTTGACGGTTTTGTAACTTCCATATGTAGGCAAATAGGGGCGGCAATTGAAGTTCCCTATGAACTTCTTATAAAGCACTTTTCAGCTTCATATTCAGCATCTAGGGCTTCACTATTAGAAGCGTGGAAAATGTTTAGAATGAGAAGAAGTTGGATGGCAAATGATTTTTGTAAGCCTATTTATGAAGAGTGGCTTTGCGAGGCTGTAGCAAGTGGAAGAGTATCAGCACCGGGATTCTTTAATGACCCTATGATTAGAAAGGCATATTGTGGTGCTGAGTGGAATGGCCCTTCACAAGGTCAGATAGATCCACTTAAGGAAGTTAATGCAGCAGAAAAAAGAGTTGCAAATGGCTTTAGTACTAGAGCTAGAGAAACACAGGAACTTACAGGAGGTGATTGGCAGAAGAACTATAGGCAAAGGGTAAGAGAAGAAAAGCTAATGAGGGAAGGAGGACTAATTTCAGATGGGCAAGTTTTGGACATTCAAGAACCTAGGGACACAGAAGGGGGAACTAATGCTATATGGCCCGATTAG
- a CDS encoding head maturation protease, ClpP-related: MLYGPISETSWWGDEVTPKQFSDDLKALGEVSEIDVRINSSGGDVFAAQAINALLRSHRATINVFIDGLAASAATIIAMAGDKIYIPSSAMMMIHNPLVTLWGMYNKQDFESMTEVLDKVKDSIINAYAVKTGKDKQELSDIMDNETWFTGAEAVEQGFADELTDSDTEAFMNGSFMVVNNVKFDVSKFKNTPRVSNKINNSINQVPQITNKKQGDGNMTLDKLKNEYPELFNQVLNQGREEGIKAERDRIQAIEDISVPGFEDMVQDAKFNNTITAETLAMNIVKANKNIGTNYMNSVKEDAAGIDNIEGDGAPTNKATEEEKIYDVANKMANSVNKVRGGAR; this comes from the coding sequence ATGCTATATGGCCCGATTAGTGAAACAAGTTGGTGGGGAGATGAAGTAACCCCTAAACAATTTAGCGATGACCTAAAGGCATTAGGAGAAGTAAGTGAAATAGATGTTAGGATTAACTCCTCAGGGGGAGACGTATTTGCAGCACAAGCAATAAATGCTTTGCTTAGGTCTCATAGGGCAACTATTAATGTATTTATTGATGGTTTAGCTGCAAGTGCAGCAACAATAATAGCAATGGCAGGGGATAAAATATATATTCCATCAAGTGCCATGATGATGATACATAATCCTTTAGTAACACTTTGGGGTATGTATAATAAACAGGATTTTGAAAGTATGACAGAGGTGTTAGACAAGGTAAAGGATTCAATAATAAATGCTTATGCAGTCAAAACCGGTAAGGATAAACAAGAGTTGTCAGACATAATGGACAATGAAACTTGGTTTACAGGTGCAGAGGCAGTTGAACAGGGTTTTGCTGATGAATTAACAGATTCTGATACAGAGGCTTTTATGAATGGAAGCTTCATGGTTGTAAATAATGTTAAGTTCGATGTTAGTAAGTTTAAAAATACTCCTAGAGTATCTAATAAAATTAATAATTCTATAAATCAAGTACCTCAAATTACAAATAAAAAGCAAGGAGATGGAAATATGACTTTAGACAAGTTGAAAAATGAATATCCAGAACTATTTAACCAAGTTTTAAATCAAGGTAGAGAAGAAGGCATTAAGGCTGAAAGAGATAGAATACAAGCTATCGAGGATATATCAGTTCCAGGATTCGAGGACATGGTTCAAGATGCTAAGTTTAATAATACAATTACTGCTGAAACTTTAGCTATGAATATAGTTAAGGCTAATAAAAATATTGGAACAAACTATATGAATAGCGTTAAGGAAGATGCAGCGGGGATAGATAATATTGAAGGTGATGGAGCACCTACAAATAAGGCAACAGAGGAAGAAAAAATATATGATGTGGCAAATAAAATGGCTAATTCAGTAAATAAAGTTAGAGGAGGTGCTAGATAG
- a CDS encoding head decoration protein yields the protein MAYRETSIYNPDNLLIATTCQVISDDVIVAANQTLKRGQVFELDASGNAIAPTGVIDPAKVYGIMAEDIVTGDTTAVGVAYMNGEFSSSKVIFPEGKSEADYKVPLRKLGIFLR from the coding sequence GTGGCATACAGGGAAACATCAATATATAATCCAGATAATCTATTAATTGCAACTACATGTCAGGTAATTTCTGATGATGTTATAGTAGCTGCAAATCAAACACTAAAAAGAGGACAAGTATTTGAACTTGATGCTTCAGGTAATGCAATAGCTCCAACAGGAGTAATAGACCCTGCTAAGGTATATGGGATTATGGCAGAGGATATTGTAACAGGAGATACTACAGCAGTTGGAGTAGCATATATGAATGGAGAGTTTAGTTCAAGTAAGGTTATTTTCCCTGAAGGGAAATCAGAAGCAGATTATAAAGTTCCACTTAGAAAATTAGGAATTTTCCTAAGATAG
- a CDS encoding major capsid protein, whose amino-acid sequence MNMFATRTMMAAVQRMAPVHTFLRDTFFRNVATFPTTKVDVDFKKGNRRLAPFVHPVIGGKVMEHQGYQTESYSPPLVAPDKVTKASDLLDRLPGENIYSQRTPEDRAIERLGLDLAELDETITRREEWMCAQALFTGKIPVVGEGINEVIDFGFSNKETLSGTSLWSDPASDPIAYIKAKHTLVQKTGFVNCDICIMSYDVVPAFINHPKVKDVLDKTKMEYATIAPRQLPNGATYVGTINELGFDIYQYNTWYVDDWTDPKNPVTLPLVPEGTIGLFSTQANYSLVYGGVEVADEKTDSITIVEGTRVPTSWVEKRPARRILNVSAKPLAVPHEVDSWFIARVA is encoded by the coding sequence ATGAATATGTTTGCAACTAGAACAATGATGGCAGCTGTACAAAGAATGGCTCCAGTTCACACATTTTTAAGGGACACATTTTTTAGGAATGTAGCAACTTTCCCAACTACCAAGGTAGATGTGGACTTTAAGAAGGGCAATAGAAGACTTGCCCCATTTGTTCACCCTGTAATAGGTGGAAAGGTTATGGAGCATCAAGGATACCAAACAGAAAGCTATAGCCCACCACTTGTAGCACCTGATAAGGTTACAAAGGCATCTGATCTTTTAGATAGATTACCAGGAGAAAATATATATTCTCAAAGAACTCCAGAGGATAGAGCTATTGAAAGATTAGGGTTAGATTTAGCAGAGCTAGATGAAACAATTACTAGAAGAGAAGAATGGATGTGTGCACAGGCACTATTTACAGGAAAGATTCCAGTAGTAGGTGAGGGAATTAATGAAGTTATAGATTTTGGCTTTAGTAATAAAGAGACACTTTCAGGAACGTCACTTTGGAGTGACCCTGCATCAGACCCTATAGCTTATATTAAGGCAAAACATACATTAGTCCAAAAAACAGGATTTGTTAATTGTGATATCTGCATAATGTCATATGATGTTGTTCCAGCATTTATAAATCACCCAAAGGTTAAGGATGTACTGGATAAAACAAAAATGGAATATGCAACTATAGCACCAAGACAACTACCAAACGGTGCAACATATGTAGGTACTATTAACGAACTAGGTTTTGATATTTATCAATACAATACATGGTATGTAGATGATTGGACAGACCCTAAGAATCCCGTTACTTTACCACTTGTGCCAGAGGGAACTATTGGGCTATTTAGCACTCAAGCTAATTACTCATTAGTGTATGGTGGAGTTGAAGTAGCAGATGAAAAGACAGACTCAATCACTATAGTAGAAGGTACTAGAGTTCCTACATCATGGGTAGAAAAAAGACCAGCAAGAAGAATACTTAATGTTAGTGCAAAACCACTTGCAGTTCCACATGAAGTAGATTCATGGTTTATAGCAAGGGTTGCATAG
- a CDS encoding phage tail protein — MASSVFIQEKGLKSISIELSNFPKQIPGATASALNRTLSNTITNSAREVTQKYAIKNGDVKSTIKAHKASKSNLYAYMESRGPTIALSKFPYKPKKYSKKAKVVSVKVQKSGYKAINTSPKAFVQTMNGATHIWKREGSRRTPVVLLRTLSVPQMLSNPETIKRIQDTSAKKLEERIEHEIKWRLDKAAAKGSK, encoded by the coding sequence ATGGCTTCAAGTGTATTTATTCAAGAAAAGGGTCTTAAATCTATTTCAATAGAATTAAGTAATTTTCCAAAGCAGATACCAGGAGCAACAGCTTCAGCTTTAAATAGAACGCTAAGTAATACTATAACTAACTCAGCAAGAGAAGTTACACAAAAGTATGCCATAAAGAATGGGGATGTTAAGTCTACAATAAAGGCACATAAGGCTAGTAAGTCAAATCTCTATGCATATATGGAATCAAGAGGGCCAACTATTGCCTTAAGTAAGTTTCCATATAAGCCTAAAAAATATAGTAAAAAAGCAAAGGTAGTAAGTGTTAAGGTTCAAAAGAGTGGATATAAGGCAATAAATACTTCCCCTAAAGCCTTCGTTCAAACTATGAATGGAGCAACACATATATGGAAAAGAGAAGGTAGCAGGAGGACTCCTGTAGTTCTTTTAAGAACATTATCAGTTCCGCAAATGCTAAGTAATCCAGAAACTATTAAGAGAATACAAGATACATCAGCTAAGAAGTTAGAGGAGAGAATAGAGCATGAAATAAAGTGGAGACTTGATAAGGCAGCTGCTAAAGGGAGTAAGTAA
- a CDS encoding phage major tail tube protein, whose amino-acid sequence MAKIANKTINYSIYVRENGKATKINDTTGVQLPSIEFLTDAIKGAGIMGEVDLPSFNQIGAMSLEISTRVSNEDMGALAQANEIEIRWVTDVFDTQNIRTGILAHKAFINGSIKKIDEGKIESSAAQEGAFEYEVFAYKRIINGKEVLNIDKFNGIYAVNGKNLLQDVESAL is encoded by the coding sequence GTGGCTAAGATAGCTAATAAAACAATTAACTATTCTATATACGTAAGAGAAAATGGCAAGGCAACAAAGATAAACGATACAACAGGAGTACAGCTTCCAAGTATAGAGTTTCTAACGGATGCCATAAAAGGTGCTGGAATAATGGGAGAAGTAGACCTACCTTCATTTAATCAAATTGGAGCAATGTCTCTGGAGATAAGCACAAGAGTATCAAATGAAGACATGGGAGCCCTAGCACAGGCAAATGAAATAGAAATTAGATGGGTTACAGATGTTTTTGATACACAAAATATTAGAACAGGAATATTAGCACATAAGGCTTTCATAAATGGATCAATAAAGAAGATAGACGAAGGAAAAATTGAATCAAGTGCAGCTCAAGAAGGTGCATTTGAGTATGAGGTTTTTGCATACAAGAGAATAATTAACGGTAAAGAAGTATTGAATATAGATAAGTTCAATGGGATATATGCTGTTAATGGTAAAAATTTATTACAAGATGTTGAGTCAGCTCTTTAG
- a CDS encoding tape measure protein, whose protein sequence is MSKNFTTNVVIGGKLNPSLKTAFDSASKYAQKASQVMTKANSGLAKLGSTAGGTASKLNGLGRSLGASSGLSKLGSIASSTTTRIMGLASSLRGVGSAIAGSAIVLGGGAMIKQAASAEQYRNTLNVVMKDQQKAGEMYKWAVNFANKTPFETDELVQATVKLQSYGVEAQKTLPMVGDMASAMGKGLDQAVEAIADAQTGELERLKEFGITKQMIVEQGAKKLAGVEIVNNKGQITNQRAFNAALFSLMQERYKGAMDIQSRSISGLWSTITGVAKSGLTEIAGIDIEGNIKFGSFADRLRTGLGKAAELLTKFQETGVFGKIGDVLGSSMGKAGDVFKNIGRILQPMAEPIMSFLTTIGGSIEKTFNSLATSFAPIGAQLTDIFQGLAPTISQVFDTMSKASFLPIILNVVQQLAPIIGNFVQKLLPMLVPVITMILDAVNQLMPVIMQALQQIMPILMQLISAILPILVPIIQALVAVITPLIPIIAQLVQQLLPIFVTLFTMIANILTFLAPLIQITATVISAVLFTAIQMILPIIQSLITVFTGVLSVISNIIAFVVNVFTGQWGSAWQNVVNIFGSIFGSLAAIAKAPINAVIGLINSAISGINSISVDVPDWVPGAGGKKLGFSIPKIPMLAKGGITQGVSIAGEAGPEAVIPLKPKNPRAISLLNTTAKMLGVDNGQGGGPVVIHYSPQIMGGGAEVEKSLSSSFEEFKRWAEEYFNNETRLSYGG, encoded by the coding sequence ATGTCTAAAAACTTTACTACTAATGTAGTAATTGGAGGAAAACTAAATCCTTCCCTTAAGACTGCGTTTGATTCAGCATCTAAATATGCACAAAAGGCATCTCAAGTAATGACTAAAGCAAACTCAGGATTAGCTAAATTAGGTAGTACTGCTGGGGGGACAGCATCCAAGTTAAATGGACTTGGAAGGAGCCTAGGTGCAAGTTCAGGATTATCTAAATTAGGCAGTATAGCAAGTAGCACAACTACAAGAATTATGGGCTTAGCAAGTAGTTTAAGAGGTGTAGGTTCAGCAATAGCAGGCAGTGCTATTGTTCTCGGTGGAGGAGCTATGATTAAGCAGGCTGCAAGTGCTGAGCAATATAGAAATACACTTAATGTTGTGATGAAAGACCAACAAAAAGCAGGTGAAATGTATAAATGGGCAGTTAATTTTGCTAATAAGACGCCTTTCGAAACTGATGAACTAGTCCAGGCTACCGTTAAACTTCAATCCTATGGAGTAGAGGCTCAAAAAACATTACCTATGGTAGGGGATATGGCGTCTGCTATGGGTAAAGGATTAGATCAAGCAGTTGAAGCTATAGCTGATGCTCAAACAGGAGAGCTTGAGAGACTTAAAGAGTTTGGGATTACTAAACAAATGATAGTTGAACAAGGAGCAAAAAAGCTCGCAGGAGTAGAAATTGTTAATAATAAAGGACAGATAACAAACCAAAGGGCCTTTAATGCAGCTTTATTTAGTTTGATGCAAGAAAGATACAAAGGTGCAATGGACATACAGTCTAGGAGTATAAGTGGTCTATGGTCAACTATAACTGGAGTTGCAAAATCAGGGCTAACAGAAATAGCTGGGATAGATATAGAAGGAAATATTAAATTTGGAAGCTTTGCAGATAGATTAAGAACAGGGCTTGGTAAAGCTGCAGAACTATTAACCAAGTTTCAAGAGACAGGTGTATTTGGTAAAATAGGTGATGTTTTAGGTTCTTCAATGGGTAAGGCAGGAGATGTTTTTAAGAATATAGGAAGAATACTACAGCCTATGGCAGAACCCATTATGTCTTTTTTAACCACTATAGGTGGAAGTATAGAGAAGACATTTAATTCTTTAGCTACATCATTTGCACCTATAGGAGCTCAGCTTACAGATATCTTTCAAGGTTTAGCTCCAACAATAAGTCAAGTTTTTGATACCATGTCAAAGGCTTCATTTTTACCAATTATATTAAATGTTGTTCAGCAGTTGGCACCAATAATAGGTAACTTTGTACAAAAGCTATTACCAATGCTAGTTCCAGTAATAACTATGATATTAGATGCCGTTAATCAACTAATGCCTGTAATTATGCAAGCACTTCAGCAGATAATGCCTATTTTAATGCAACTAATAAGTGCAATATTGCCCATATTAGTACCTATAATTCAGGCCCTAGTAGCAGTTATTACACCTTTGATTCCAATAATAGCGCAATTAGTTCAACAACTACTACCTATTTTTGTAACACTATTTACAATGATAGCTAATATATTAACTTTTTTAGCTCCACTTATTCAAATTACGGCAACAGTAATTTCAGCAGTTTTATTTACTGCAATACAAATGATATTACCTATAATTCAATCTTTGATTACAGTTTTTACTGGGGTATTAAGTGTTATAAGTAACATAATTGCATTCGTTGTAAATGTATTTACGGGACAATGGGGAAGTGCATGGCAAAATGTAGTTAATATATTTGGAAGTATATTTGGATCATTAGCTGCAATTGCAAAGGCGCCTATAAATGCTGTTATAGGACTTATTAATAGTGCAATTAGTGGCATTAATAGCATTTCAGTTGATGTGCCAGATTGGGTACCAGGTGCAGGAGGAAAGAAGCTAGGATTTTCAATTCCTAAAATACCAATGCTTGCAAAGGGAGGTATAACACAAGGGGTTTCAATTGCTGGTGAAGCAGGACCTGAAGCAGTTATACCACTTAAGCCAAAGAATCCAAGGGCTATAAGTCTTCTAAATACAACAGCTAAAATGCTAGGAGTAGATAATGGGCAGGGAGGTGGCCCTGTAGTTATACATTATAGCCCTCAAATAATGGGCGGTGGAGCTGAAGTTGAAAAGTCTTTATCAAGTAGCTTTGAAGAGTTTAAGAGATGGGCCGAAGAGTACTTTAATAATGAAACGAGGTTATCTTATGGAGGATAA
- a CDS encoding tail protein X: MEDNTYYEYETLEGDTWDSISLDFFDDENYVSEIMAMNPEYISILIFSEGVILKIPALEKVDESSLPPWKRG; the protein is encoded by the coding sequence ATGGAGGATAATACATATTACGAGTATGAAACTCTAGAAGGGGATACATGGGATTCAATAAGCCTAGACTTCTTTGACGATGAAAACTATGTATCAGAAATAATGGCTATGAATCCAGAGTATATAAGTATATTGATATTTTCAGAGGGTGTTATTTTAAAGATTCCTGCACTTGAAAAAGTAGATGAATCTTCTCTTCCACCTTGGAAAAGAGGGTAA
- a CDS encoding phage late control D family protein has protein sequence MKLIYEGVDITKGVDIMHAVICDNAGGKSDDLEIIFSDRERNWSRWNPKKGDKIILSKDAFSSGNMYVDDFSLYNGKFKMKAKSLPLHAKTPKVNMWEEIRFIKLAEDMAKEVGLKLETYDIKDYLYKRIDQVDINNIEFLNQRCILEGYGLKVTDDKAIIYDERVFERYKPVIDIYEDMLYSNYEFKSSSFGLYSSCSLSYLTSDNKLINYVYSPNNAPNGTVMKTNIRATNLAEAERYTKNLLRSTNKFEYTGNFSIDLNTSLAATNIVDVKDLGSFSGRYFIESIRHNLINNISSVSSRKIMEELL, from the coding sequence ATGAAGCTAATATATGAAGGTGTGGATATAACTAAAGGTGTGGATATAATGCACGCTGTTATATGTGATAATGCAGGTGGTAAATCAGATGATTTAGAAATAATTTTCTCAGATAGAGAAAGAAATTGGAGTAGATGGAACCCTAAAAAAGGGGACAAGATTATACTTTCAAAAGATGCATTCTCATCTGGGAATATGTATGTAGATGACTTTTCACTATATAATGGCAAGTTTAAAATGAAAGCTAAATCATTACCCCTACATGCTAAAACACCTAAGGTTAATATGTGGGAGGAAATAAGGTTTATAAAGCTTGCGGAAGATATGGCAAAGGAAGTAGGACTTAAACTAGAGACCTATGATATTAAGGATTATTTATATAAGAGGATAGATCAAGTAGATATAAATAATATAGAGTTTTTAAATCAAAGATGTATACTTGAGGGTTATGGCCTTAAAGTTACAGATGATAAGGCCATTATATATGATGAAAGGGTATTTGAAAGATATAAGCCAGTTATTGATATTTATGAGGATATGCTATATAGCAATTATGAATTTAAATCATCATCTTTCGGTTTGTATTCAAGCTGCAGTTTAAGTTACTTAACAAGTGATAATAAACTTATTAATTATGTATATAGTCCTAATAATGCACCTAATGGGACAGTTATGAAGACAAATATAAGAGCAACAAACTTAGCTGAAGCAGAAAGGTACACTAAGAATTTATTAAGAAGTACAAATAAATTTGAGTATACAGGAAATTTTAGTATAGATTTAAATACAAGTTTAGCAGCAACAAATATAGTTGATGTAAAAGATTTAGGGTCATTTAGTGGTAGATACTTTATTGAGAGTATAAGGCATAATTTGATAAATAATATAAGTAGTGTTTCATCAAGAAAGATAATGGAGGAGCTTTTATGA
- a CDS encoding phage tail protein: MPIASFGKKVFSVSLNRVYTFNGYTRTSALSVEEQEVAGSKPSSYIKGSALDDLGITIELKKMKGIDVRKEINEWMAIKDSKTPENFILGGSRVGANKYLLVSVGESDVLIDNQGRVLSAKIDLKFKEFVRLGKKEEKPKTSKDDKSKNKRKNSNSKKSKDKGKKTSDKKKSSNKKSGSSSKRSSSAASNKKVEALEKEIFGK; the protein is encoded by the coding sequence ATGCCTATTGCATCATTTGGTAAGAAGGTTTTTAGTGTTAGTTTAAATAGAGTATATACCTTTAATGGTTATACTAGAACATCAGCATTAAGTGTTGAAGAGCAAGAAGTAGCAGGAAGCAAGCCTTCCTCATATATAAAAGGTTCTGCACTTGATGATTTAGGTATAACTATTGAACTTAAGAAAATGAAGGGGATAGATGTAAGAAAAGAGATAAATGAGTGGATGGCTATAAAGGATTCAAAGACACCAGAAAACTTTATTTTAGGAGGCTCAAGAGTTGGAGCTAATAAATATTTATTAGTATCCGTTGGAGAAAGTGATGTACTTATAGATAATCAAGGGAGAGTTTTAAGTGCTAAAATTGACTTGAAGTTTAAAGAGTTTGTAAGGCTTGGCAAGAAAGAGGAGAAGCCTAAAACATCTAAAGATGATAAAAGTAAAAACAAGCGAAAAAATAGTAACTCTAAGAAGTCAAAGGATAAGGGAAAGAAAACAAGTGACAAAAAGAAGTCTTCAAATAAGAAAAGTGGCAGTTCTAGTAAGAGGAGCAGTTCGGCAGCAAGCAATAAAAAGGTAGAAGCACTTGAAAAAGAAATATTCGGGAAGTGA
- a CDS encoding baseplate assembly protein, whose product MSDIQFVEVDSSKIQSDLINSFEEALGETLYPSDERRIFLQQEVQVIVGLKNDINDSAKQNLLRYARGQYLEALGEPSRTERLPAQRAKAPFKYSLSELQTFDVLIPKGSRVSPDGELYFETIADAIVKAGTKDIETVIIATDSGEKYNDFEIGQIKILVDPIPYVESGINTGISFGGADIEDDDRYRERIRLAPESFSTTGPEGAYKYYAKSADLSISDVAVTSPSPGVVRLTVLCKDGAIPQQGMLDKVLSICSDRSVRPLTDKVEVGPPSIKTYDITLTYYLDREYATQEGLYRQAIEGENGAIKNYISWQQECLGRDISVDELRYKIQDAAVYYDSNNIKHTAVRRVQITLPIATIVGETEVAKVGLVSVVYGGLE is encoded by the coding sequence TTGAGTGATATACAATTTGTTGAAGTAGATTCGAGTAAAATTCAATCTGATTTAATTAATTCATTTGAGGAAGCATTAGGTGAAACATTATATCCTAGTGATGAGCGAAGGATTTTTTTACAACAAGAAGTGCAAGTTATCGTAGGATTAAAAAATGATATTAATGATAGTGCTAAGCAAAATCTTCTAAGATATGCAAGAGGGCAATATCTAGAAGCACTTGGGGAGCCTTCAAGAACTGAAAGACTACCAGCACAGAGAGCAAAAGCACCTTTTAAGTATAGTTTATCTGAACTGCAAACATTTGATGTATTAATTCCAAAAGGCTCTAGGGTATCTCCAGATGGAGAGTTATATTTTGAAACAATAGCTGATGCAATTGTTAAAGCTGGAACAAAAGATATAGAAACTGTAATTATAGCTACAGATTCAGGAGAAAAATATAATGATTTTGAAATAGGTCAAATAAAAATATTAGTGGATCCTATACCATATGTTGAAAGTGGAATAAATACTGGAATATCCTTTGGAGGAGCAGATATTGAAGATGATGATAGGTATAGGGAAAGAATAAGACTTGCACCTGAAAGCTTTAGCACTACAGGGCCAGAGGGCGCTTATAAGTACTATGCAAAGTCAGCAGATCTAAGTATATCTGACGTTGCGGTTACTTCACCTTCTCCAGGAGTTGTAAGGTTAACTGTTTTATGTAAGGATGGAGCAATACCTCAACAAGGTATGTTAGATAAGGTTTTATCAATATGTAGTGATAGAAGTGTTAGGCCTCTTACTGATAAGGTCGAAGTAGGACCTCCAAGTATAAAAACATATGATATTACTCTTACTTATTATTTAGATAGAGAATATGCTACACAAGAGGGACTATATAGACAAGCTATTGAAGGAGAAAATGGGGCTATTAAAAACTATATAAGCTGGCAACAAGAGTGCTTAGGAAGAGATATTAGCGTAGATGAGTTAAGATACAAAATTCAAGATGCAGCTGTATATTATGATAGTAATAATATTAAACATACAGCAGTAAGAAGGGTGCAAATAACTTTACCTATTGCAACTATAGTTGGAGAAACTGAAGTAGCTAAGGTCGGTTTAGTTAGTGTAGTATATGGAGGGCTAGAGTAA